In Candidatus Rokuibacteriota bacterium, one genomic interval encodes:
- a CDS encoding ABC transporter substrate-binding protein, protein MVQARFVFTIAITLGVLFAPPGANAQPAKSLPKIGVLRTPPPTDVQHKAFLQGLSELGYTEGKNILIEYRSGDPRRFPEFASELVRLNVDIIFAPNPQGVQAARQVTTTIPIVFAVGGDPVRSGVAASLARPGGNITGLTALGSDLAGKRLQLLTEVVPRLTRVAVLWNPSVPDKVVEWQQMDAPARKMGLQLHSVEVRGPEDFAKAFAVIKSGRPQAMITLGEPLTFSQRTLILDFVSKHQIPAIFNWREFVEAGALIAYGPSISDLYRRAATYVHRILQGAKPGDLPIQEPTQFELVVNVRTAKALGLTIPPSLLLRADYVIE, encoded by the coding sequence ATGGTCCAGGCAAGGTTCGTATTCACTATCGCCATCACGCTCGGCGTTCTTTTCGCACCGCCGGGTGCCAACGCGCAGCCGGCAAAGAGTCTGCCGAAGATCGGCGTTCTGCGCACCCCGCCACCGACGGATGTGCAGCATAAAGCCTTTCTGCAGGGGCTGAGCGAACTCGGCTACACCGAGGGGAAAAACATCCTCATCGAGTACCGTTCGGGTGACCCTCGCCGGTTTCCGGAATTCGCCAGCGAGCTAGTTCGGCTCAACGTCGACATCATCTTCGCTCCGAATCCGCAGGGCGTGCAGGCGGCCAGGCAAGTGACTACGACCATTCCGATCGTCTTCGCCGTCGGCGGTGACCCGGTAAGGTCGGGCGTCGCGGCGAGCTTGGCGCGCCCAGGCGGGAACATCACCGGCCTCACCGCGTTGGGGTCGGATCTCGCCGGGAAGCGACTCCAGCTTCTCACGGAAGTCGTTCCTCGCCTCACTCGGGTTGCAGTTCTCTGGAATCCGTCTGTTCCCGACAAGGTGGTGGAATGGCAGCAGATGGACGCGCCCGCGCGGAAGATGGGTCTGCAACTTCACTCCGTGGAGGTGCGCGGCCCCGAGGATTTCGCGAAAGCGTTCGCGGTGATCAAGAGCGGACGGCCCCAGGCCATGATCACGCTCGGGGAACCGCTCACGTTCAGTCAGCGCACGCTCATTCTCGACTTCGTCTCGAAACATCAGATACCGGCGATCTTCAACTGGCGGGAATTCGTGGAGGCGGGCGCCCTCATCGCGTACGGGCCGAGTATCTCAGATCTGTATCGTCGTGCCGCCACCTACGTGCACAGGATCCTGCAGGGTGCGAAGCCAGGCGATCTCCCGATCCAGGAACCGACGCAGTTCGAGCTGGTAGTCAATGTCCGGACGGCAAAGGCGCTCGGGCTCACCATTCCACCCTCGCTCCTGCTCCGTGCAGATTACGTCATCGAGTGA